The Euryarchaeota archaeon genomic sequence CGAGCCGAGGCTCTACATCGTCACCGAGAAACCGATCCCGATGGACGTCATCCCAGCGATCAAGTCGGCGAAGGGTGTGAGAAGCGTCGTGATACAGTAGACCCCTGGCGGCCGCGCGCTCAGTCGTGATCGCCAACGGCCATTGGGCTTCGCGGCACGAGCTTTTTCTATCTGACGGTCATCCGGGGCCCATGTCCTCCCTCCGCTCCTTCCGCCTTTCCGACCCGCACCTTGCCGAACGCGTCCACCTCTTCCCCGAGTCGGTCATCCGCGAGATGACCCGGCTCGCAATGAAGCACGGCGCCGTGAACCTTGCCCAGGGATTCCCCGATTGGGACCCTCCCTCAGTCGCCATCGATGCGGCGAAGAAAGCGATGGATTCGGGAAAGAACCAGTACGCCATCACGTGGGGGACGAGCGAACTCAGGAACGCCGTGCCGAAATACGCGCGTTTGTTCGCCGGGATCGAGGCCGACCCCGAGAAGAACGTGACCGTCACATGCGGTGCCACGGAAGCGATGATGGCCGCCTGCCTAGCGCTCGTCGACGCTGGAGACGAGGTCATCGTGCCAGAGCCATTCTACGAGAACTATGGCCCCGACGCGGCGCTTTCCGGCGCTAGACCGCGTTTCGTCCCGCTCTACCCGGACCGCGGATTCTCGTTCGATGAAGAGGAACTGAAGTCTTCATTCAATGCGACAACGAAGGCCATCATACTGAACACCCCGAACAACCCGAGCGGCAAGGTGTTGACGCGACACGAGTTGAAACTCATCGCCGATCTATGCATCGACAACGACGTGGTCGCCGTCACCGATGAGATATACGATTTCCTCACCTACGGAGACACGCGGCACGTCTCGCTCGCATCGCTTCCAGGCATGATGGAGCGGACCATCACCATCCAAGGGGCTTCGAAGGTCTATTCGATGACCGGTTGGCGCGTCGCTTGGCTCATCGCGCCCGAGATCATCTCGACGGCCCTTCGCCGGGTCCACGATTTCCTCACCGTCGGCGCCCCCCACCCTCTTCAAGCGGGCGTGGCGGCGGCCATCGAGACGCTTCCACGATCCTACTATTCGGGCCTGAAGGCGCGCTACCTCGACCAACGTGAAAGGCTCGTGTCGATGCTACGAGGCGCCGGCTTCAAGGTCACGCCTCCCGAAGGTGCCTACTACATCCTGAGCGATTTCGCCGACGTCGAGGCGCCGAAGGCTGCCAAGACGGACGACCGTGCCTTCGCGGAGTGGCTCGTGAGCGATATCGGCCTCGCCGGCGTCCCGGGAAGCTCGTTCTTCTCGAACCCCGATCTTGGCAAGTCGCTCATCCGCTTCCACTTCGCAAAGAGCCTCCAAGTCCTCGACGCAGCCGCAAAACGACTGGAAAAGCTGGGTTGAACGAAACGCGCTGATGGGTGCGCACGGACCTTGGCCGCCCGCCGATCGGAGTCCGCACCTTTGGATCGGTGCTCACAATCGGGGTGAGGTCCCGACGGTCATCGCC encodes the following:
- a CDS encoding aminotransferase class I/II-fold pyridoxal phosphate-dependent enzyme, producing MSSLRSFRLSDPHLAERVHLFPESVIREMTRLAMKHGAVNLAQGFPDWDPPSVAIDAAKKAMDSGKNQYAITWGTSELRNAVPKYARLFAGIEADPEKNVTVTCGATEAMMAACLALVDAGDEVIVPEPFYENYGPDAALSGARPRFVPLYPDRGFSFDEEELKSSFNATTKAIILNTPNNPSGKVLTRHELKLIADLCIDNDVVAVTDEIYDFLTYGDTRHVSLASLPGMMERTITIQGASKVYSMTGWRVAWLIAPEIISTALRRVHDFLTVGAPHPLQAGVAAAIETLPRSYYSGLKARYLDQRERLVSMLRGAGFKVTPPEGAYYILSDFADVEAPKAAKTDDRAFAEWLVSDIGLAGVPGSSFFSNPDLGKSLIRFHFAKSLQVLDAAAKRLEKLG